Proteins encoded by one window of Geobacter sp. DSM 9736:
- a CDS encoding type II secretion system F family protein: protein MSLFVCKIGSADGKIIEREVEAESQEILRESLEEQGYFVFEVKKKPLQFLWDKGLSRRKIDNKTLLTFNQELLVLIKAGLPIVQALDTILDRGEKGKLVEILRSIREDVKGGTALSDAFQKHPGAFSHLYIASIRAGERTGDLPQTIRRYIAFIKMTEGFRKKVISALFYPAILLVVATLAIGMLLVYVVPTFSQIYSGSGSQLPVPTQMLIGFATGLKRLLPILIVLAIVGTALYRRWSRTERGRFIVDSFKLRLPFVGKMMTEYAITAFARTLGTVMASGIPIVESMKMSVGTLNNKMLERKLLTAVGKVEEGVSLSSALESVKIMPPLALRMIGVGETTGSLEEMLRDIADYFEEEIDRSLHLVTTAIEPAIMIIMGLVIGVIIITMYLPIFKIAGTVG, encoded by the coding sequence ATGTCGCTCTTCGTTTGCAAAATCGGTTCGGCCGACGGAAAGATCATCGAGCGGGAAGTCGAGGCCGAAAGCCAGGAAATCCTCCGGGAAAGTCTTGAGGAACAGGGCTACTTCGTTTTCGAGGTGAAAAAGAAACCGCTGCAGTTTCTTTGGGATAAGGGCCTCTCACGAAGAAAAATCGACAACAAGACACTCCTTACCTTCAACCAGGAACTGCTTGTCCTCATTAAGGCGGGTCTCCCAATTGTTCAGGCTCTTGATACGATTCTCGATCGCGGAGAGAAGGGGAAGCTGGTCGAGATACTTCGCAGCATCAGAGAGGATGTAAAAGGGGGCACGGCGCTGTCGGATGCCTTCCAAAAGCATCCCGGAGCCTTTTCTCATCTGTATATTGCCTCAATCCGGGCTGGTGAACGCACAGGCGACCTGCCTCAGACCATCAGGCGCTATATCGCCTTCATCAAAATGACCGAGGGTTTCAGGAAGAAGGTCATTTCAGCGCTCTTCTATCCGGCGATCCTGCTGGTGGTCGCCACCCTGGCCATCGGCATGCTGCTCGTATATGTCGTGCCGACCTTCAGTCAGATCTATTCAGGATCCGGCTCGCAACTTCCGGTGCCGACTCAAATGCTGATCGGTTTTGCCACGGGCCTGAAGCGCTTGCTACCCATTCTGATTGTGCTGGCTATCGTCGGAACAGCCCTCTACCGCCGCTGGAGCAGGACAGAGCGGGGCCGCTTCATCGTTGACAGCTTCAAGCTGCGATTGCCGTTCGTAGGGAAGATGATGACCGAGTACGCTATCACCGCCTTTGCGAGAACTCTCGGGACTGTAATGGCAAGCGGGATTCCCATTGTCGAATCGATGAAGATGTCAGTCGGTACTCTCAACAACAAGATGCTGGAACGAAAACTTCTGACTGCTGTGGGGAAGGTGGAGGAGGGGGTGAGCCTATCCTCCGCGCTTGAGAGTGTCAAGATCATGCCCCCCCTCGCGTTGAGGATGATCGGAGTCGGCGAGACAACCGGCTCCCTTGAAGAAATGCTGCGCGACATAGCCGACTATTTCGAGGAGGAGATAGACCGTAGCCTTCATCTCGTAACCACTGCCATCGAGCCAGCCATCATGATTATCATGGGACTTGTCATTGGC